One Moorella sp. E308F genomic region harbors:
- a CDS encoding MBL fold metallo-hydrolase RNA specificity domain-containing protein produces MINLHFYGAAGTVTGSCYLIDNGRHRLLIDCGLFQGSKAVKERNYGPFPFNPATIDALVLTHAHIDHCGLIPKLYLQGFQGPVFTTPVSAELAGVLLPDSGHIQEMEVERKNRKNSRAGLPLLTPIYTAAQAAACLEHFHTLDYQEEKEILPGFRLRLQDAGHILGSAIAEIWVRDGDQEVKVTFSGDLGNPGQPIVNDPAPIESTDYLVMESTYGNRHHNVQGDKIERLKEVINKAMKKGGNLVIPAFAVERTQDLLYALNVLLRQGAIKVDKIFLDSPLAVAATEIFCRHQDYFDAETKELSNNGATCPFYLPGLHLSRTAEESMAINKIQGGAIIIAASGMCDAGRIKHHLKHNLWRPESTVLLVGYQAAGTLGRRLLDGEKRVRIHGEEIAVRAEIVSLDGFSAHADQAGLLKWLKSFARPPRKVFITHGEEEAAREFARLVNAELGLATEVPSWLAAARLLPLAESLPAASPATLAARAAAAEAEATYQRILVQLKALIEAGFARQEYAAVNHKLQQIAALLNQDLEEEAS; encoded by the coding sequence ATGATCAATTTACATTTCTACGGGGCTGCCGGGACGGTAACAGGCTCCTGTTACCTTATCGATAACGGACGGCACCGCCTCCTTATTGACTGCGGGCTTTTCCAGGGTTCCAAAGCCGTTAAAGAACGCAACTACGGCCCTTTTCCCTTTAATCCGGCCACTATCGATGCCCTGGTCCTGACCCACGCCCACATCGACCACTGCGGTCTGATCCCCAAACTTTACCTGCAAGGCTTCCAGGGACCGGTATTTACTACGCCGGTCAGTGCTGAGCTGGCCGGCGTCCTGTTGCCGGACAGCGGCCATATTCAGGAAATGGAAGTTGAACGCAAAAACCGGAAAAACAGCCGCGCCGGCCTGCCCCTTTTAACCCCTATCTATACCGCCGCCCAGGCCGCTGCCTGCCTGGAGCATTTTCATACCCTGGATTATCAAGAAGAAAAGGAGATTTTACCGGGCTTTCGCCTGCGCCTCCAGGACGCCGGTCATATCCTGGGTTCAGCGATAGCGGAAATCTGGGTGCGCGATGGGGACCAAGAAGTCAAGGTTACCTTTTCCGGCGATTTAGGTAACCCGGGACAACCCATTGTCAATGACCCGGCGCCCATTGAGTCCACCGATTATCTGGTCATGGAGTCTACTTACGGCAACCGCCACCATAACGTCCAGGGGGACAAAATTGAGCGTCTCAAAGAAGTAATTAACAAGGCCATGAAAAAGGGAGGCAACCTGGTTATCCCGGCCTTTGCCGTAGAGCGTACCCAGGACCTCCTCTATGCCCTTAATGTCCTCCTGCGTCAGGGAGCCATTAAAGTAGACAAAATTTTTCTCGATAGCCCCCTGGCAGTGGCGGCCACCGAGATCTTCTGCCGCCACCAGGATTATTTTGACGCGGAAACCAAGGAGTTAAGTAATAACGGCGCCACCTGTCCCTTCTATCTGCCGGGGCTGCACTTAAGCCGCACCGCCGAGGAATCCATGGCTATCAATAAGATCCAGGGAGGAGCCATCATCATTGCCGCTAGCGGCATGTGCGACGCCGGCCGCATCAAGCACCACCTGAAGCACAACCTCTGGCGGCCGGAAAGTACAGTCCTCCTGGTGGGCTACCAGGCAGCAGGTACCCTGGGGCGGCGCCTGCTCGACGGAGAAAAGCGGGTGCGCATCCACGGCGAAGAAATTGCCGTACGGGCTGAAATTGTCAGTCTTGACGGCTTTTCCGCCCATGCTGACCAGGCAGGTTTATTAAAATGGCTTAAATCCTTTGCCCGACCCCCCCGCAAAGTTTTTATAACCCACGGGGAAGAAGAAGCAGCCAGGGAGTTCGCAAGGCTGGTAAATGCCGAGCTGGGCCTGGCAACAGAAGTCCCGTCATGGCTGGCTGCCGCCCGGCTCCTGCCGCTAGCGGAAAGTCTGCCGGCAGCCTCGCCGGCTACCCTGGCGGCCCGCGCTGCAGCCGCCGAAGCCGAAGCCACCTACCAGCGCATCCTGGTGCAGCTCAAAGCCCTTATAGAAGCTGGTTTTGCCCGGCAGGAATACGCCGCCGTCAATCATAAACTGCAACAAATAGCGGCTCTTTTAAACCAGGACCTGGAGGAAGAAGCCAGCTAG
- the pduL gene encoding phosphate propanoyltransferase — MQKFLFEVPVGVSGRHVHLTREHLQTLFGPSYELTKVKDLVQPGEFASKETVTVVGPKGVLEKVRIIGPLRSYSQVELSRTDCFKLGVNPPVRDSGDHEGSPGCVLVGPAGVVTLNHGVIMALRHIHMPTNEARRYGLKDKDRVNVRVGGERGLVFQNVLVRVHPNYRLEFHVDTDEANACLLNNDDIVQVLAPAGEKVLSMVG; from the coding sequence ATGCAAAAATTCCTGTTTGAAGTGCCGGTAGGCGTATCCGGACGGCATGTGCATCTCACCAGGGAACATCTCCAGACTCTCTTTGGCCCAAGCTATGAACTAACGAAAGTAAAGGATCTGGTCCAACCGGGTGAATTTGCGTCCAAAGAAACAGTTACCGTAGTAGGACCCAAGGGTGTGCTGGAAAAAGTCCGGATCATCGGTCCCCTTCGTTCGTACAGCCAGGTGGAATTATCCCGGACCGATTGTTTTAAACTGGGTGTTAACCCTCCCGTTCGCGATTCAGGAGATCATGAAGGTTCTCCCGGATGTGTCCTAGTCGGACCAGCAGGGGTAGTAACCCTTAATCACGGCGTCATCATGGCCCTACGCCACATTCATATGCCCACTAATGAAGCCAGGCGTTATGGTCTGAAGGATAAGGATAGGGTAAATGTACGGGTAGGAGGCGAACGCGGGCTGGTCTTCCAGAACGTCCTAGTACGTGTCCATCCCAATTACCGTCTTGAGTTCCACGTCGATACCGACGAAGCCAACGCCTGTCTGTTAAATAACGACGACATCGTTCAGGTGCTAGCCCCCGCAGGAGAAAAAGTACTAAGCATGGTGGGTTAA
- a CDS encoding Asp23/Gls24 family envelope stress response protein, whose product MEVVALIGPSGSGKSHRALAVARDYAAEAIIDDGLLIQGSRILAGVSAKEQPTRVGAIRTALFSDLDHAREVRERLAAIAPRRLLVISTSREMAERITSRLQLPPPSVWVDITEVATPKEIARAQQIRNQLGKHVIPAPTVEVKPRFNGPFIEPLKTFLRRRQAPPGKKKNLWVEQTTVRPTFNSLGHFYIAHNAVGQLAAYLVTAAGLANPRVQVESRNGNLVLNLEVAAPYGVYWPPLLQTAQKRVKAMITNMTALEVEAVNITVRGIKFAGDRL is encoded by the coding sequence ATGGAAGTTGTTGCCCTCATTGGTCCCAGCGGCAGCGGCAAAAGTCACCGCGCCCTGGCAGTTGCCCGGGATTATGCCGCCGAAGCCATAATTGACGACGGCTTGCTTATCCAGGGGAGTCGTATTCTGGCGGGAGTTTCAGCCAAAGAACAGCCGACGCGGGTAGGGGCTATTAGAACGGCTCTATTTAGCGACCTTGACCACGCCCGGGAAGTCCGGGAGAGGCTGGCGGCCATTGCTCCCCGCCGCCTCCTAGTGATCAGCACCTCCCGGGAAATGGCAGAGCGCATAACCAGCCGCCTGCAGCTGCCGCCGCCGTCCGTCTGGGTGGATATCACCGAAGTGGCCACGCCGAAAGAGATTGCCCGCGCACAGCAGATTCGTAACCAACTTGGAAAACACGTCATCCCGGCACCCACGGTGGAGGTCAAACCGCGTTTTAACGGGCCTTTCATCGAACCGTTAAAAACTTTTTTGCGCCGGCGCCAGGCACCGCCGGGTAAAAAGAAAAACCTTTGGGTGGAACAGACCACCGTTAGGCCGACTTTTAACTCCCTGGGCCACTTCTATATTGCCCATAATGCCGTGGGGCAACTTGCCGCTTATCTTGTTACCGCTGCCGGGCTGGCCAACCCCCGCGTCCAAGTGGAAAGCAGGAATGGCAATTTGGTTTTAAACCTGGAGGTTGCCGCCCCTTACGGTGTTTACTGGCCCCCTCTTCTACAGACTGCGCAAAAACGGGTAAAAGCAATGATTACCAATATGACGGCCCTGGAAGTTGAGGCTGTCAACATTACGGTCCGCGGGATTAAATTTGCTGGCGACCGGCTCTAG
- a CDS encoding ATP-binding protein, with protein sequence MELPTFQCPLCQDRGLIIRDGRAYRCRCMQQRAWQNRLRAANLAPQLSRYTFQNFDLKYYSRTLNDELTGTTYYESARRCLEAARRFVATYRQETRGRGLFIFGPVGSGKTFLAAAIANALTAAGREVLFTVVPDLLDAIRATYDRRPQEGNQTELELIDTARKVAVLILDDLGAHNYTEWTCNKIYSLINYRLINELPTVITSNLDLKALEDYLGERTTSRLVQLCQSYHLPVAEDIRCVISREGVTKK encoded by the coding sequence GTGGAGTTACCGACTTTCCAGTGCCCCCTGTGCCAGGACCGGGGCCTTATCATCCGCGACGGCCGGGCTTATCGCTGCCGCTGCATGCAGCAAAGGGCCTGGCAAAACCGCCTGCGGGCAGCCAACCTGGCACCCCAGTTGAGCAGGTATACCTTTCAAAACTTTGACCTTAAGTATTACTCCCGTACCTTAAACGACGAACTTACGGGTACCACTTACTACGAAAGCGCCCGTCGCTGCTTGGAAGCTGCCCGGCGTTTTGTCGCCACCTACCGCCAGGAAACCCGTGGTCGCGGCCTCTTTATCTTTGGACCCGTAGGGAGCGGCAAAACCTTCCTGGCAGCTGCCATTGCCAATGCTTTAACGGCTGCTGGCCGAGAAGTTCTTTTTACCGTTGTTCCTGATTTGCTGGATGCCATCCGGGCCACCTATGACCGCCGGCCCCAGGAAGGCAACCAGACGGAGCTGGAACTCATCGATACGGCCCGGAAAGTGGCTGTCCTGATCCTAGACGACCTGGGTGCCCATAATTATACCGAGTGGACATGTAATAAAATTTATTCCTTGATAAACTATCGTTTAATCAACGAACTACCGACAGTAATAACCAGCAATCTCGACTTAAAGGCTCTGGAAGATTACCTGGGGGAACGGACAACTTCCCGCCTGGTCCAGCTCTGCCAGTCCTATCACTTACCTGTGGCTGAAGACATCCGCTGTGTTATCAGCCGCGAAGGCGTCACCAAAAAGTGA
- a CDS encoding FeoA family protein, translated as MTLDEAREGQRCRILSLPGRGIRAQAIRFGISEGELITCTSVIPGGPIIVAKNRQEIAIGRGLAQKITVEPVSAPYPVKSPVRRRAYGLPRS; from the coding sequence ATGACTCTGGATGAAGCACGGGAAGGACAACGTTGTCGCATCCTGTCCCTGCCGGGGCGGGGCATTCGCGCCCAGGCCATCCGTTTCGGCATCAGTGAAGGGGAACTCATCACCTGTACCAGTGTCATTCCTGGCGGCCCCATTATCGTGGCCAAAAACCGCCAAGAAATAGCCATCGGCAGGGGCCTGGCCCAAAAGATAACCGTTGAACCTGTCTCCGCCCCGTATCCGGTCAAATCCCCGGTAAGGAGGCGTGCCTATGGCCTGCCACGATCTTAA
- a CDS encoding aminotransferase class I/II-fold pyridoxal phosphate-dependent enzyme — MTITCGFEAQRFINPTVKSLPPSGIRRFFDLVASTRGVISLGVGEPDFVTPWHIREACVQSLERGYTMYTSNYGLPELRQAIAGYLAERFGLSYDPQKQVMVTIGASEAVDLALRTVINPGDEVLIPEPCYVSYQPIVQMAGGVPVTVPTTMEDEFAITAARLEKYITPRTKVLILCFPNNPTGAVLNDAEMQAIAALVKKYNLLVISDEIYAELRYDGPPRSFAALPGMQERTILVSGFSKAFAMTGWRVGYVAAHPDFLAAMVKIHQYTILCAPVMGQMAALEALRHGRQDVERMVAEYDRRRRLVVSRLREMGLECFEPRGAFYVFPSIKVTGLTSTQFAEELLKEEKVAVVPGPAFGSSGEGFIRCSYATSLAELMEAMNRMERFVARRLAFKHRAAAHA; from the coding sequence ATGACCATTACCTGCGGTTTTGAGGCCCAGCGCTTTATTAATCCCACGGTCAAAAGTCTACCACCATCTGGTATCCGCCGCTTCTTTGACCTGGTAGCCAGCACCCGGGGGGTGATTTCCCTGGGCGTGGGGGAACCGGATTTTGTCACCCCCTGGCATATCCGGGAAGCCTGCGTCCAATCCCTGGAGCGGGGTTATACCATGTATACCTCCAACTATGGCCTGCCCGAATTACGCCAGGCTATAGCCGGCTACCTGGCGGAACGTTTTGGCTTAAGTTACGATCCCCAGAAGCAAGTCATGGTCACCATTGGTGCCAGCGAAGCTGTTGACCTGGCCTTAAGGACGGTCATCAATCCTGGCGACGAAGTCCTGATCCCCGAGCCGTGTTATGTTTCCTACCAGCCCATCGTCCAGATGGCCGGCGGCGTACCCGTCACGGTGCCCACCACCATGGAGGATGAATTTGCTATAACGGCGGCGCGCCTGGAAAAATATATCACACCCCGTACCAAGGTCCTGATCCTGTGTTTTCCCAACAATCCCACCGGTGCCGTCCTTAACGATGCCGAAATGCAGGCCATTGCCGCTCTGGTGAAGAAGTATAACCTGCTGGTAATCAGCGATGAGATCTATGCCGAGCTGCGCTATGACGGCCCGCCCCGCTCCTTTGCCGCTCTCCCGGGCATGCAGGAACGGACCATCCTGGTCAGCGGCTTTTCCAAGGCCTTTGCCATGACCGGCTGGCGGGTGGGTTATGTGGCGGCCCACCCCGACTTCCTGGCCGCTATGGTCAAGATCCACCAGTATACCATCCTCTGTGCCCCGGTGATGGGACAGATGGCAGCCCTGGAGGCCCTGCGCCACGGGCGCCAGGATGTGGAGCGGATGGTGGCCGAGTATGACCGGCGCCGTCGCTTGGTCGTCAGTCGCCTGCGGGAAATGGGCCTGGAGTGTTTTGAACCCCGGGGCGCATTCTACGTTTTCCCATCTATTAAAGTTACGGGTTTAACTTCCACCCAATTTGCCGAAGAACTCCTGAAAGAAGAAAAGGTGGCCGTGGTCCCAGGCCCGGCCTTCGGCAGCAGCGGGGAAGGCTTTATCCGCTGTTCCTACGCCACTTCCCTGGCCGAATTGATGGAAGCCATGAACCGTATGGAACGCTTTGTCGCCCGGCGCCTGGCCTTCAAGCACCGGGCCGCTGCCCACGCCTAA
- a CDS encoding Lrp/AsnC family transcriptional regulator, which yields MRKKILELLENNGKLNAKEIAIMLALPADQVAKEIAAMEEEKIILRYHTLINWEKAGEEEVAALIDVKVTPQQDVGFDEIAGRIYRYPEVKSVFLMSGSYDLSVLVQGKSLKEVATFVSQKLATLEHVQSTVTHFILKRYKQDGVIFEDQEADRRQVLQP from the coding sequence ATGCGTAAAAAAATACTTGAGCTCCTGGAAAATAACGGCAAATTAAACGCTAAAGAGATAGCTATCATGCTGGCCCTGCCGGCAGACCAGGTGGCTAAAGAAATTGCCGCCATGGAGGAAGAAAAAATCATCTTGCGCTATCACACCTTGATTAACTGGGAAAAGGCCGGCGAAGAGGAGGTAGCGGCCTTAATCGATGTCAAGGTAACACCCCAGCAGGATGTGGGCTTTGACGAGATAGCCGGCCGTATCTACCGTTACCCGGAAGTAAAATCCGTTTTCCTCATGTCCGGCAGCTATGACCTTTCCGTCCTGGTCCAGGGAAAGAGTCTCAAGGAAGTGGCCACCTTTGTCTCCCAGAAGCTGGCTACCCTGGAACACGTCCAGAGTACAGTGACCCACTTTATCCTGAAAAGGTATAAACAGGATGGGGTAATTTTTGAGGATCAAGAAGCAGACCGGAGGCAGGTGTTGCAACCATGA
- a CDS encoding IclR family transcriptional regulator — translation MAREKNNAEESKTVQAVERALAIMDALAEAGVPMAISDLADKVQLNISTVHRLLSTLIVKGYIEQEPETSRYKLGLKLFAMGKTALYAQDLQTIGRPFLEELVRRCNETANLAILDDRDVVYIDQVESNNIVIVRMFARVGSRGPAHATGSGKMLLSSLTDEELDKLFAGVQLEQYTSETITDVAILKKELQRIRRQGYAIDLGERDENVRCVAAPIRNHEGKVVAAISVSGPDTRITNYYLNNELVDIVLSVAREMSKRLGYAGNDLK, via the coding sequence ATGGCCAGAGAAAAAAACAATGCTGAAGAGAGCAAGACCGTTCAGGCAGTAGAAAGGGCTTTAGCCATTATGGATGCCTTGGCCGAAGCCGGCGTACCCATGGCCATTAGCGACTTAGCTGATAAAGTCCAGTTAAATATAAGCACCGTCCACCGTCTACTGAGCACCCTTATCGTCAAGGGTTACATCGAGCAGGAACCAGAAACAAGCCGTTACAAACTGGGCTTAAAACTCTTTGCCATGGGTAAAACCGCCCTCTATGCCCAGGACCTGCAAACCATCGGCCGGCCCTTCCTGGAAGAACTGGTACGGCGCTGCAATGAAACAGCCAACCTGGCCATCCTCGACGACCGGGACGTAGTTTACATCGACCAGGTGGAATCCAACAATATTGTAATTGTCCGCATGTTTGCCAGGGTGGGCAGCCGTGGTCCAGCCCACGCCACCGGTTCCGGCAAAATGCTTCTCAGTTCATTAACTGATGAAGAGCTGGATAAGCTCTTTGCCGGCGTCCAGCTGGAGCAGTATACAAGTGAGACAATTACCGATGTAGCCATCCTAAAAAAGGAACTGCAGCGCATCCGGCGCCAGGGTTATGCCATTGACCTGGGGGAAAGGGATGAAAATGTCCGCTGTGTGGCTGCGCCCATCCGTAACCATGAGGGTAAAGTGGTAGCTGCCATCAGTGTCTCCGGGCCTGATACCCGGATTACAAACTATTATTTAAATAATGAGCTGGTAGATATCGTCCTTAGCGTAGCCCGGGAGATGTCTAAACGTTTGGGGTACGCAGGTAATGATTTAAAATGA
- a CDS encoding DnaD domain-containing protein, translating to MASNNNFQTLATALLEAGSLVIPDLLIKFYARLGLTEAEMMVLIHLLHWRQVEDERFPTPEKISQYMNLDSEEVKNLIASIIEKKLLAVEPYYHHSLGRWQNIFSFTPLWTKLIQVALDDYNTVTEVQKETTATAARQGELYQAFEKEFGRPLSPLESEQLKAWCQDDQIPIELLQEALRRAVLRGILNFRYIDSILKDWQRHNIRTVAEAMAYDEKLKTKKTRSTRPSSSSTRKDKYRELYRLNP from the coding sequence ATGGCTAGTAATAATAATTTCCAGACGCTGGCAACAGCCCTGTTAGAAGCAGGCAGCCTGGTTATCCCTGACCTGCTTATCAAGTTTTATGCCCGGTTGGGCCTGACAGAAGCGGAAATGATGGTTTTAATCCATCTCCTGCACTGGCGCCAGGTGGAAGATGAACGTTTTCCCACCCCGGAAAAAATCAGCCAGTACATGAACCTGGATAGTGAAGAAGTAAAGAATTTAATCGCTTCTATTATTGAAAAAAAACTCCTAGCTGTCGAACCCTATTACCATCATTCCCTGGGCCGCTGGCAAAATATCTTTTCCTTTACACCCCTCTGGACTAAATTAATTCAAGTAGCTTTGGATGATTACAACACAGTTACAGAGGTACAAAAGGAAACGACTGCCACAGCTGCCCGGCAGGGAGAATTGTACCAAGCCTTTGAAAAGGAGTTCGGCCGCCCCCTGTCTCCCCTGGAAAGCGAGCAACTGAAAGCCTGGTGCCAGGACGACCAGATACCCATTGAATTATTACAGGAAGCCCTGCGACGGGCTGTATTGCGAGGCATCCTTAACTTTCGTTATATTGACTCCATTTTAAAGGACTGGCAACGCCATAATATCCGTACCGTTGCCGAAGCTATGGCCTACGATGAAAAACTAAAAACAAAGAAAACCCGTTCTACCCGCCCTTCCAGCTCATCCACCCGGAAGGATAAATACCGTGAGCTCTACCGGCTTAACCCGTAA
- a CDS encoding methylenetetrahydrofolate reductase → MKTESKLEKILSQGHFVVSGEIGPPKHANPEGIKKHTALLKDYVDAMNLTDNQTAIVRLSSIAAGVHVLQAGGEPIIQMTVRDRNRIALQSDLLGAYSLGMRNVLCLSGDHQSFGNHPTAKNVHDVDSIQLIKIVKDLRDEKKFACGEELKGNEPRFFIGAAANPFADPFEFRVLRLEKKINAGADFIQTQCIFDMERFERFMALVRERGLHKRAHIIAGVMPLKSAKAAKYMQQSVAGMIVPDEIVNRMEKAADPRAEGVAICVEQIKHLKTIEGVAGVHIMAVMWEEIIPTIVKEAGLYPRPKVE, encoded by the coding sequence ATGAAAACAGAAAGCAAACTGGAAAAAATCCTTTCCCAGGGTCATTTTGTGGTCAGCGGCGAAATAGGCCCGCCCAAACATGCCAACCCCGAGGGTATTAAAAAACATACCGCCCTGTTAAAAGACTATGTTGATGCCATGAACTTGACGGACAACCAGACGGCCATTGTCCGCCTCTCGAGTATAGCCGCCGGCGTCCATGTCCTCCAGGCGGGGGGCGAGCCCATTATCCAGATGACGGTCCGGGACCGCAACCGCATCGCCCTGCAGAGCGACCTCCTCGGGGCCTATAGCCTGGGAATGCGTAACGTCCTCTGCCTGTCGGGGGACCACCAGTCTTTCGGCAACCACCCGACGGCCAAAAACGTGCATGATGTGGATTCCATCCAGCTCATTAAAATCGTCAAGGACTTGCGGGACGAGAAAAAATTTGCCTGCGGGGAAGAACTGAAGGGCAATGAACCGCGGTTTTTCATCGGCGCCGCTGCCAATCCCTTCGCCGATCCCTTTGAGTTCCGGGTCCTGCGCCTAGAAAAGAAAATCAACGCCGGCGCCGACTTCATCCAGACCCAGTGCATATTTGATATGGAGCGTTTCGAGCGCTTCATGGCTCTGGTCAGGGAGAGAGGCCTGCACAAAAGAGCCCATATCATTGCCGGCGTCATGCCCCTGAAGTCGGCTAAAGCCGCCAAATATATGCAGCAGTCGGTGGCCGGGATGATTGTTCCCGATGAGATTGTCAACCGGATGGAAAAAGCTGCCGACCCCAGGGCCGAAGGGGTGGCCATCTGTGTCGAACAGATTAAACACCTCAAGACTATTGAAGGGGTAGCCGGTGTACACATAATGGCTGTAATGTGGGAAGAGATTATCCCCACCATCGTCAAGGAAGCCGGCCTCTACCCCCGGCCCAAGGTGGAATAA
- the feoB gene encoding ferrous iron transport protein B — MACHDLNCELNIPAGARKIVLAGNPNVGKSVFFNAFTGLYVDVSNFPGTTLGISHARIGNDFILDTPGVYGVSSFNEEEKVARDVILAADIVINVVDAVHLDRDLFLTQQIIDMGIPMVVALNMIDEAARQGIKIDVQKMEELLGVPVIPTVAIKKQGFEEIKQAVARARKGHSLPELEKMLPLLEKKTRNRAEALLILEGDPFVAARHRVKPMDRQEEIYLARRRRVDAIVAAVVQETNAGASWSTRLSRWMMLPITGIPLLILTLWILYEFIGVFVAQTVVGITEEGIMQGYYEPFIRNFIGSRIPLSSILGTLLIGEFGILTMTVTYILGLLLPLVLGFYLSLSALEDSGYLPRIAVLVDRVLMRLGLNGRGIIPIILGFGCVTAATITTRLLASPRERRIATFLLAMAIPCSAQLAVITSMLGRLGPGYTFLYVIIVASILVLAGTVLNRLLPGKPSDLLIDIPPLRLPQPVNVLKKTATRTRNFIQEATPLFAGGALLIGILQVTGLLDTLQNWLSPLTVNWLQLPKETATAFIMGFVRRDFGAAGLYSLPLTPPQSLVALVTITIFVPCIASALVIFKERGWREGIIIWPSILFLAFLIGGLISQILI, encoded by the coding sequence ATGGCCTGCCACGATCTTAATTGTGAGTTAAATATACCCGCAGGCGCGCGCAAGATAGTCCTGGCCGGTAATCCTAATGTCGGCAAATCGGTCTTCTTCAATGCCTTCACCGGCCTTTACGTGGATGTTTCCAACTTTCCCGGCACCACCCTGGGAATCAGTCATGCCCGGATAGGGAATGACTTTATTTTGGACACGCCCGGCGTCTACGGCGTTTCTTCCTTTAATGAAGAAGAAAAAGTGGCCCGGGACGTCATCCTGGCAGCCGACATCGTCATTAATGTCGTTGATGCCGTCCACCTGGACCGGGACCTTTTCCTCACCCAGCAGATCATTGACATGGGTATTCCCATGGTAGTCGCCCTGAACATGATCGATGAAGCCGCCCGGCAGGGAATCAAGATCGATGTTCAGAAAATGGAGGAGTTGCTGGGGGTACCCGTTATCCCTACGGTAGCGATAAAAAAGCAGGGGTTTGAGGAAATCAAACAGGCCGTTGCTCGCGCCCGCAAAGGCCACAGCCTGCCCGAGCTGGAAAAAATGTTGCCCCTGCTGGAAAAGAAGACCCGCAACCGTGCGGAAGCTTTACTTATCCTTGAAGGCGACCCCTTTGTTGCCGCCCGCCACCGGGTGAAACCCATGGACAGGCAGGAAGAGATCTACCTGGCCCGGCGGCGCCGGGTTGATGCCATAGTAGCAGCAGTAGTCCAGGAAACTAACGCCGGGGCTTCCTGGAGTACCCGCCTCAGCCGCTGGATGATGCTGCCCATTACGGGTATTCCTTTGTTAATTTTAACCCTGTGGATACTCTATGAATTTATCGGCGTCTTTGTGGCCCAGACAGTGGTGGGCATCACTGAAGAGGGCATCATGCAGGGCTATTATGAACCATTTATCCGTAATTTTATTGGTTCCAGGATACCACTATCTTCCATCCTGGGAACCCTTTTAATAGGTGAATTTGGTATCCTTACCATGACGGTAACTTATATCCTGGGCCTGCTGCTTCCCCTGGTCCTGGGATTTTACCTGAGCCTGTCGGCCCTGGAGGATTCCGGTTACCTGCCCCGGATAGCCGTCCTGGTGGACCGGGTGCTCATGCGCCTGGGATTAAATGGTCGCGGGATTATTCCCATAATCCTGGGCTTTGGCTGTGTCACCGCGGCTACCATTACCACTCGTTTGTTGGCCAGTCCAAGGGAACGCCGCATTGCCACCTTCTTGTTGGCCATGGCCATACCCTGTTCAGCCCAACTGGCGGTAATCACCAGCATGCTGGGACGCCTGGGACCCGGCTATACCTTCCTGTATGTCATCATCGTGGCCAGCATTCTGGTTCTCGCCGGGACGGTTTTAAACCGGCTGTTGCCCGGGAAACCCAGCGATCTTTTAATTGACATACCGCCCCTAAGGTTACCCCAGCCTGTTAATGTCCTGAAAAAGACGGCAACCCGGACCAGGAACTTTATCCAGGAAGCTACCCCCTTATTTGCCGGCGGTGCCCTTCTCATCGGTATTTTGCAGGTTACCGGCCTTTTAGATACTTTGCAAAATTGGCTTTCGCCCCTTACCGTAAACTGGCTGCAACTACCCAAAGAAACGGCCACCGCCTTTATCATGGGTTTTGTCCGTCGGGATTTCGGGGCTGCCGGTCTATATAGCCTTCCTCTGACACCGCCCCAGTCCCTGGTAGCCCTGGTGACCATCACTATCTTCGTCCCCTGTATTGCCTCGGCCCTGGTCATTTTTAAAGAGCGCGGCTGGCGTGAAGGAATCATTATCTGGCCGTCAATCCTCTTCCTGGCCTTCCTGATTGGTGGACTAATATCCCAGATTTTGATTTAA